In Nocardioides sp. zg-1228, a single window of DNA contains:
- a CDS encoding proline dehydrogenase family protein encodes MLRQPILLLARSQGVQRLVSTMPVSSSVVRSYVPGETTADAVAATSTLVEDGLRVSLDYLGEDTTDAALADATVAAYKELLADLAAKGLAPQAEVSVKLTAIGQSLPDNGHKVALENARDICRAARNAGTTVTLDMEDHTTTDSTLAILRELRKDFPETGAVLQAMLRRTEADCRALAYEGSRVRLCKGAYMEPERVAFQDRADIDKSYVRCLKVLLGGQGYPMIATHDPRMVKIASALASRFGRRPGTYEFQMLYGIRPEEQRRLAAAGESVRVYIPYGTEWYGYLMRRLAEKPSNLAFFARSLVSKK; translated from the coding sequence TTGCTCCGCCAGCCGATCCTCCTCCTCGCCCGCAGCCAGGGGGTCCAGCGGCTCGTCTCCACGATGCCCGTGTCGAGCTCCGTGGTGAGGAGCTACGTGCCCGGCGAGACGACGGCCGACGCGGTCGCGGCGACCTCCACGCTCGTCGAGGACGGCCTGCGGGTCTCGCTCGACTACCTCGGCGAGGACACGACGGACGCGGCCCTGGCCGACGCCACCGTCGCCGCCTACAAGGAGCTGCTCGCCGACCTCGCGGCCAAGGGCCTGGCGCCCCAGGCCGAGGTGTCGGTCAAGCTCACCGCCATCGGTCAGTCGCTGCCCGACAACGGCCACAAGGTGGCGCTCGAGAACGCGCGCGACATCTGCCGCGCCGCCCGCAACGCCGGCACGACGGTGACCCTCGACATGGAGGACCACACCACCACCGACTCGACGCTGGCGATCCTGCGCGAGCTCCGCAAGGACTTCCCCGAGACCGGGGCGGTGCTGCAGGCGATGCTGCGCCGCACGGAGGCCGACTGCCGTGCGCTGGCCTACGAGGGCTCGCGGGTGCGGCTGTGCAAGGGCGCCTACATGGAGCCCGAGCGGGTCGCGTTCCAGGACCGCGCCGACATCGACAAGTCCTACGTGCGGTGCCTCAAGGTGCTGCTCGGCGGCCAGGGCTACCCGATGATCGCCACCCACGACCCGCGGATGGTGAAGATCGCCTCGGCGCTGGCGAGCCGCTTCGGCCGCCGCCCGGGCACCTACGAGTTCCAGATGCTCTACGGCATCCGGCCCGAGGAGCAGAGGCGACTGGCCGCGGCGGGCGAGAGCGTGCGCGTCTACATCCCCTACGGCACCGAGTGGTACGGCTACCTGATGCGCCGCCTCGCCGAGAAGCCCAGCAACCTCGCGTTCTTCGCGCGCTCGCTGGTCTCGAAGAAGTAG
- the proC gene encoding pyrroline-5-carboxylate reductase, with the protein MSTGIIGAGVMGETLLSGLVRAGRRVDQLMVGEKRAERARELEERYGVAVVSNREAAAKADTVALVVKPQDMADVLEEIAPVLRAGQLLVSLAAGITTAYIESRVPDGVAVVRVMPNTPALVDEGMAAIAPGSHCDDSHLAEAESLMASTGKVLRIPEKQMDAVTAISGSGPAYIFFVVESMIEAGVHLGLPRATATDLVVQTLVGSAAMLRETGSHPVVLREQVTSPGGTTASALRELEVHRVRAAFLAAMEAARNRSRELAEGS; encoded by the coding sequence ATGAGCACAGGGATCATCGGCGCCGGCGTGATGGGGGAGACCCTGCTGTCCGGGCTGGTGCGCGCCGGTCGGCGGGTCGACCAGCTCATGGTCGGCGAGAAGCGGGCCGAGCGGGCCCGTGAGCTCGAGGAGCGCTACGGCGTCGCCGTGGTCTCCAACCGCGAGGCCGCCGCCAAGGCCGACACCGTGGCACTCGTGGTCAAGCCGCAGGACATGGCCGACGTCCTCGAGGAGATCGCCCCCGTGCTGCGGGCCGGCCAGCTGCTGGTCTCGCTGGCCGCCGGCATCACGACGGCCTACATCGAGTCGCGGGTGCCCGACGGGGTCGCCGTCGTCCGCGTCATGCCCAACACCCCGGCGCTCGTCGACGAGGGGATGGCCGCGATCGCGCCCGGCTCGCACTGCGACGACTCGCACCTCGCCGAGGCCGAGTCGTTGATGGCGTCGACGGGCAAGGTGCTGCGCATCCCCGAGAAGCAGATGGACGCGGTCACCGCGATCTCCGGCTCGGGCCCGGCCTACATCTTCTTCGTCGTCGAGTCGATGATCGAGGCGGGCGTGCACCTGGGGCTGCCCCGGGCCACCGCGACCGACCTCGTCGTGCAGACGCTCGTCGGCTCCGCCGCGATGCTCCGCGAGACCGGCAGCCACCCCGTCGTGCTGCGCGAGCAGGTCACCTCTCCCGGCGGCACGACCGCCTCCGCGCTGCGCGAGCTGGAGGTCCACCGCGTGCGGGCCGCCTTCCTGGCGGCGATGGAGGCCGCGCGCAACCGATCCCGTGAGCTGGCCGAGGGCAGCTGA
- a CDS encoding helix-turn-helix domain-containing protein, translated as MADNTPGDLSEAHFLTIAEVAARMRVSKMTVYRLVHGGELPAVRVGRSFRVREDDVNDYLRKSFYNAG; from the coding sequence ATGGCTGACAACACCCCAGGCGACCTCTCCGAGGCGCATTTCCTGACCATCGCCGAGGTCGCGGCCCGCATGCGGGTCTCGAAGATGACGGTCTACCGGCTCGTGCACGGGGGTGAGCTCCCCGCCGTCCGCGTGGGCCGCTCGTTCCGCGTCCGCGAGGACGACGTCAACGACTACCTCCGCAAGAGCTTCTACAACGCCGGCTGA
- a CDS encoding AURKAIP1/COX24 domain-containing protein produces the protein MGSVIKKRRKRMAKKKHRKLLKKTRVQRRKLGK, from the coding sequence GTGGGTTCTGTCATCAAGAAGCGGCGCAAGCGCATGGCCAAGAAGAAGCACCGCAAGCTTCTCAAGAAGACGCGCGTCCAGCGGCGCAAGCTCGGCAAGTAA
- a CDS encoding acetoin utilization protein AcuC, with protein sequence MECDGPASVVFDQTLTEYDFGPTHPMSPVRVDLTMRLADELGVLDGLKRVDAPVATDEQIATVHERGLIDAVTRAGATPGFEDAARGLGTDDDPVFADMHRASAHVVGATLEACRQVWSGESLHSVSIAGGLHHAMPGKASGFCIYNDVAVGITQLLADGVERVAYIDIDVHHGDGVEKVFWDDPRVLTVSLHETGQMLFPGTGFPSDVGGKGAEGTAVNVALPPGTSDAGWLRAYHAVVPPVLREFAPQVLVTQHGCDSHMNDPLAHMMLSVDGQRAAYLALHELAHEVADGRWVVTGGGGYAVVDVVPRAWTHLLAIVAGSPLDPELSTPPGWRAYVEEVLGATPPHRMTDGRTPAYRDWASGYDPETWLDRAINATRSEVFPLHGLDPLP encoded by the coding sequence ATGGAGTGCGACGGGCCTGCGTCAGTGGTGTTCGACCAGACCCTGACGGAGTACGACTTCGGTCCCACCCACCCGATGTCGCCCGTGCGCGTCGACCTGACCATGCGCCTCGCCGACGAGCTCGGCGTGCTGGACGGCCTCAAGCGCGTCGACGCCCCCGTGGCGACCGACGAGCAGATCGCCACGGTGCACGAGCGCGGCCTCATCGACGCCGTCACGCGGGCCGGGGCGACGCCCGGCTTCGAGGACGCCGCGCGGGGCCTCGGCACGGACGACGACCCCGTCTTCGCCGACATGCACCGCGCCAGCGCCCACGTGGTGGGGGCGACCCTGGAGGCGTGCCGCCAGGTGTGGAGCGGGGAGTCGCTGCACTCGGTCAGCATCGCCGGCGGCCTGCACCACGCGATGCCCGGCAAGGCGAGCGGGTTCTGCATCTACAACGACGTCGCGGTCGGGATCACCCAGCTGCTGGCCGACGGCGTCGAGCGGGTCGCCTACATCGACATCGACGTCCACCACGGCGACGGCGTCGAGAAGGTCTTCTGGGACGACCCGCGCGTCCTCACCGTCTCCCTGCACGAGACCGGGCAGATGCTCTTCCCCGGCACCGGCTTCCCGAGCGACGTCGGCGGCAAGGGCGCCGAGGGCACCGCCGTCAACGTGGCGCTGCCGCCCGGCACCTCCGACGCCGGCTGGCTGCGCGCCTACCACGCGGTCGTGCCGCCCGTGCTGCGCGAGTTCGCGCCCCAGGTGCTCGTCACCCAGCACGGCTGCGACTCCCACATGAACGACCCGCTCGCCCACATGATGCTGAGCGTGGACGGCCAGCGCGCGGCCTACCTCGCGCTGCACGAGCTGGCGCACGAGGTGGCCGACGGGCGCTGGGTCGTCACCGGCGGCGGCGGCTACGCCGTCGTCGACGTCGTGCCGCGCGCGTGGACGCACCTGCTGGCGATCGTCGCGGGCTCCCCGCTCGACCCCGAGCTGTCGACGCCGCCCGGGTGGCGGGCGTACGTCGAGGAGGTGCTCGGGGCCACCCCGCCGCACCGGATGACCGACGGCCGGACCCCGGCCTACCGCGACTGGGCGTCGGGCTACGACCCCGAGACCTGGCTCGACCGGGCCATCAACGCCACCCGCAGCGAGGTGTTCCCGCTGCACGGCCTCGACCCGCTGCCCTGA
- a CDS encoding SigE family RNA polymerase sigma factor: protein MIARAEQPAFDAFVRRSSDRLLRTAYLLCGDRGHAEDIVQTALLRTARRWPSARREPEAYARRVVVNLAKDRWRALGRRPGEAPLEADVAVPVTDGVADRDQILRAARQLPAGQRAVLVLRYFDDLSVADTAAALGCSTGTVKSQTARALERLRAALTSDREKTDAHRR, encoded by the coding sequence ATGATCGCCCGCGCCGAGCAGCCCGCCTTCGACGCGTTCGTCCGCCGGTCCTCCGACCGGCTGCTCCGCACGGCGTACCTGCTGTGCGGGGACCGTGGACACGCCGAGGACATCGTGCAGACGGCCCTGCTGCGCACCGCGCGCCGCTGGCCGAGCGCACGTCGCGAGCCCGAGGCGTACGCCAGGCGTGTGGTCGTCAACCTCGCCAAGGACCGCTGGCGGGCGTTGGGCCGGCGGCCGGGCGAGGCCCCGCTGGAGGCCGACGTGGCCGTGCCGGTGACCGACGGGGTGGCCGACCGCGACCAGATCCTGCGCGCCGCACGGCAGCTGCCCGCCGGGCAGCGCGCGGTGCTGGTGCTGCGGTACTTCGACGACCTCAGCGTCGCCGACACCGCCGCGGCGCTCGGGTGCTCGACGGGGACGGTCAAGTCACAGACCGCACGCGCCTTGGAACGACTCCGGGCCGCACTCACCAGTGACAGGGAGAAGACCGATGCTCACCGACGATGA